In one window of Leptospira sp. GIMC2001 DNA:
- a CDS encoding THUMP domain-containing class I SAM-dependent RNA methyltransferase has product MESNDSSQKNSASKFQFFRPEELEFHAACSDGLANLLVAEIQSHNLKITSQNRGGVFFKGKAHQLFQFFISTEVSSRIGFTIADWKIRDYDDLYNETISFPWEDFLGPRVSFRLDSKTKDCLPDSRFAMYRLKDGILDRFRKIEKPIPDVQRDDADLGILLRSYMDHAKVEILLDPLSLTKRGYKGSVGDATLRENLASAILNFSEWDKKSPLIDPFCGQGTILIEAALHIKNGKARNLDRLKKSYVFKNLFPNEIDDLDLKSKSNSGSKLLNNDTDRPKQKIESEDLMQSSNFPVLIGLDLSEDALRQAKTDAKKAGVLDLIHFEYGDLNDLNHILDRKNPKEEPIWIVTDPPFGKRMGTREEASEVYSFIGRTLKDSFPNTKLCLITGDSSLLGYLKLKKDAEMGLKNSQIKSKMVRYTIEWKPEK; this is encoded by the coding sequence TTGGAATCGAACGATTCCTCGCAGAAAAACTCGGCGAGTAAATTTCAATTTTTTCGACCAGAAGAGTTAGAATTCCATGCTGCCTGCAGTGATGGACTTGCTAACCTTTTGGTTGCAGAAATTCAATCTCATAACCTCAAGATTACATCTCAGAATCGAGGTGGAGTTTTTTTCAAAGGAAAAGCTCATCAACTTTTTCAATTTTTTATTTCCACAGAAGTGAGTTCAAGGATCGGTTTTACAATCGCCGATTGGAAAATTCGCGATTATGATGATCTTTATAATGAAACTATATCTTTCCCTTGGGAAGATTTCCTAGGACCAAGAGTTAGTTTTCGACTTGATTCTAAAACAAAAGATTGCCTTCCCGATTCACGTTTTGCGATGTATCGTCTGAAAGATGGAATACTGGATCGATTTAGAAAAATCGAGAAACCCATTCCTGATGTCCAGAGAGATGATGCTGATTTAGGAATCTTACTAAGATCTTACATGGATCATGCGAAAGTTGAAATTTTGTTAGATCCGTTGAGTCTGACCAAACGAGGATACAAAGGATCGGTTGGCGATGCAACGCTCAGGGAAAATCTAGCTTCTGCGATTCTGAATTTCTCGGAATGGGATAAAAAATCTCCATTGATTGATCCATTTTGTGGGCAAGGGACAATTCTTATTGAAGCTGCTCTGCATATCAAAAATGGAAAAGCGAGAAATCTAGACCGACTTAAGAAATCCTATGTATTCAAAAATTTATTTCCAAACGAAATTGATGATCTAGATTTAAAATCCAAATCGAATTCTGGATCTAAATTATTGAATAATGATACTGATCGACCAAAACAGAAAATCGAATCTGAAGATCTAATGCAAAGCTCTAACTTTCCCGTTTTAATCGGATTGGATTTATCTGAAGATGCATTGAGACAAGCAAAAACAGATGCCAAAAAAGCTGGTGTCTTAGATCTGATTCATTTTGAATATGGTGATCTCAATGATCTCAATCATATTTTGGATCGCAAGAATCCTAAAGAAGAACCGATCTGGATTGTAACAGATCCCCCATTTGGCAAAAGAATGGGCACAAGAGAAGAAGCAAGCGAGGTCTATTCTTTTATAGGACGTACTCTTAAGGATTCCTTTCCTAATACAAAACTCTGTTTAATTACAGGTGATTCATCATTATTGGGTTATTTAAAACTAAAAAAAGATGCAGAGATGGGTCTAAAAAATTCGCAAATAAAATCAAAAATGGTTAGATACACGATCGAATGGAAACCCGAGAAATAA
- a CDS encoding iron-containing redox enzyme family protein, producing MENTITITNKLIDQVKGHSILKNEWLRSRQDSISLFDMKLWLSQEYLVSIAFVNWFLIAATKTNDQSAKIILVQNIWEELGEGDLNNTHVRILDDFLNELGLTFDLRTQLEETKAYLYRMEEIVNYSFFHALGALGPANEYLLKLEYFEMSRIYDILKRNIYESKNVILPEPKFFQVNLDADEGHSKRLFDLIEKMAVDHEKRKFVEEGNQWALDAREIFYKGLLTISN from the coding sequence ATGGAAAACACCATCACAATAACTAACAAATTGATCGATCAAGTAAAAGGGCATTCCATATTAAAAAATGAATGGTTGAGATCTAGGCAAGATTCAATTTCTTTGTTCGATATGAAATTATGGCTGAGCCAAGAATATTTGGTTTCCATTGCCTTCGTAAACTGGTTTCTTATTGCTGCGACGAAAACGAACGATCAGTCCGCAAAAATAATCTTGGTTCAAAATATCTGGGAAGAGTTAGGGGAAGGCGATCTAAATAATACTCACGTTAGAATCCTAGATGATTTTCTCAATGAATTGGGATTGACTTTTGATCTGAGAACCCAACTAGAAGAAACCAAAGCCTACTTATATAGAATGGAAGAAATTGTAAATTATTCATTTTTTCATGCTTTGGGCGCTTTGGGTCCAGCCAATGAGTATTTGCTAAAGCTCGAATATTTTGAGATGAGTCGGATCTATGATATTCTCAAACGAAATATTTATGAATCAAAGAATGTGATTTTACCAGAACCAAAATTTTTTCAAGTAAACCTAGATGCAGATGAAGGGCATTCAAAAAGACTATTTGATTTGATAGAAAAAATGGCTGTCGATCACGAAAAAAGAAAATTCGTGGAAGAGGGCAATCAATGGGCATTGGATGCTCGAGAAATTTTTTACAAGGGATTACTCACGATTTCGAATTGA
- a CDS encoding acetylglutamate kinase has product METREIITKLLEVTEERTDGVRYLEFFRSLEPWKFGLVYPTAESIYESWNLLLYDLKVLHSLELYPVVYLHSSIPSYIKTFLYQGITDSEHKNTEKFVPMQLIRMSGDLKSKVVQCISDHKIPIILNEEDETNGFEKISEVLRILESNKLIILNSNSGIRKRNDAGNYSIISLQRDFDKLIHDSGLGKNDSKLLTFIKDIFLLNNKLKFTVSITSPALLLKELFTVKGSGTLVKRGSQIHILDSLDQVEMPKLKNLVEASFRKAIKPNFFDQKIVKIILESEYKACALMVATPIGILLSKFAVDEIARGEGIGRDIWDRMREIYPNFFWRAKKYNSITKWYAKEADGLHKTGDWVYYWIGEKPERISEIIHYLENLPEDLVSIS; this is encoded by the coding sequence ATGGAAACCCGAGAAATAATAACCAAACTTCTTGAAGTTACAGAAGAGAGAACAGATGGTGTTCGGTATTTAGAATTTTTTCGATCTTTAGAACCTTGGAAATTTGGACTAGTTTACCCGACAGCTGAATCGATTTATGAATCTTGGAATCTTTTACTATATGATTTAAAAGTATTGCATAGCCTAGAATTGTATCCAGTTGTCTACTTACATTCGTCAATTCCAAGTTATATTAAAACTTTTTTATATCAAGGCATAACTGATTCAGAACATAAGAATACAGAGAAATTTGTACCAATGCAATTGATTCGGATGTCTGGCGATTTAAAATCAAAAGTTGTTCAATGCATATCCGATCACAAAATTCCGATAATTCTTAATGAAGAAGATGAAACTAATGGATTTGAAAAGATTAGTGAGGTTTTGAGAATTCTCGAATCCAATAAATTAATTATTCTCAATTCTAATTCAGGAATAAGAAAGAGAAATGATGCGGGCAACTATTCTATTATTAGTCTTCAAAGAGATTTTGATAAACTAATCCATGATTCAGGCTTAGGAAAAAATGATTCAAAGTTATTAACTTTTATAAAAGATATATTTCTATTAAACAATAAATTAAAATTCACGGTATCTATAACTTCACCAGCCCTTTTACTAAAAGAATTATTTACTGTAAAAGGTAGTGGAACATTAGTTAAGCGAGGAAGTCAGATTCATATTTTAGATAGTTTAGATCAAGTAGAAATGCCGAAACTCAAAAATTTGGTTGAGGCGTCTTTTCGAAAGGCAATTAAACCCAATTTTTTTGATCAAAAAATTGTGAAGATCATTTTAGAATCTGAATACAAAGCTTGTGCATTGATGGTTGCAACACCGATAGGAATTTTACTTTCCAAATTTGCAGTTGATGAGATCGCTCGTGGTGAGGGTATAGGTCGTGATATTTGGGATAGAATGCGCGAAATCTATCCTAACTTTTTTTGGAGAGCTAAAAAATACAATTCTATAACAAAGTGGTATGCTAAGGAAGCGGATGGATTGCATAAAACTGGAGATTGGGTGTATTATTGGATCGGAGAAAAACCTGAGAGAATATCTGAAATCATTCACTATCTAGAAAATCTCCCAGAAGATTTGGTATCTATTTCATGA
- a CDS encoding thiolase family protein, with the protein MMPEVYIHAPKMSQFGKHSTTVLELSLNTAKKSLSEFQNHKIEFLIFTSFCPENYTGEYHIPNRIAEGLGLTEIFCLRSETASSSGASAFHLACNLIESGRFESGMVVATEIMSKLDREANNLLLGKVLSPKQISLGMSMAQGGALVANRYMHEFGYTKKDLFALSKKLHDNGCHNPNAQIQKNISWENYSKSPMIASPLCLYDISPLSDGSVSLIVSKNKSKVKVRGLGYGTAAVDSSIINNSFPASNLAFDKAYKDAKLNPKDIRVAELHDAFTIFEIIGMEDSGMFEKGKGLKSVVNGETHPDNRLPINPSGGLKSRGHPVGASGLAQIAEIIRFWNKRPELNIGLTHSIGGLATNNFVTILEHLS; encoded by the coding sequence ATTATGCCTGAGGTATACATCCATGCTCCAAAAATGAGTCAATTTGGTAAGCATTCAACAACTGTACTTGAACTGAGTCTCAATACTGCAAAAAAATCTCTCAGTGAATTCCAAAATCATAAAATCGAATTTCTAATTTTCACATCCTTCTGTCCGGAAAATTACACTGGAGAATACCATATCCCGAATCGAATTGCCGAAGGTCTTGGATTAACAGAAATATTCTGCTTAAGATCGGAGACGGCTTCAAGTAGTGGAGCAAGTGCATTTCATCTAGCATGCAATCTAATCGAATCGGGAAGGTTTGAATCTGGGATGGTTGTTGCAACGGAAATCATGTCTAAGCTTGATCGGGAGGCAAATAATTTATTGCTTGGAAAAGTTCTATCACCGAAACAAATTTCCCTCGGAATGTCGATGGCACAAGGTGGTGCATTAGTAGCAAATCGATATATGCATGAATTCGGATATACCAAAAAAGATCTATTCGCGCTGTCGAAAAAATTACATGATAATGGTTGCCATAATCCAAATGCACAAATTCAAAAAAATATTTCATGGGAAAACTATTCAAAATCTCCTATGATTGCTTCCCCTCTATGTCTATATGATATTTCACCTCTATCTGATGGATCTGTTTCATTAATTGTTTCCAAGAATAAAAGCAAAGTAAAAGTTAGAGGGCTTGGATATGGAACAGCTGCTGTCGATTCATCAATTATCAATAATTCTTTTCCTGCTTCCAATTTAGCATTTGATAAAGCATACAAAGATGCAAAACTAAATCCAAAAGATATTAGAGTCGCTGAACTACATGATGCTTTTACAATATTTGAAATAATCGGAATGGAAGATAGCGGGATGTTTGAAAAAGGAAAAGGACTTAAATCAGTTGTAAACGGAGAAACCCATCCGGACAATCGACTTCCGATCAATCCGTCCGGTGGCTTAAAATCTAGAGGTCATCCCGTAGGTGCATCTGGACTCGCTCAAATAGCTGAAATTATACGATTCTGGAATAAACGTCCAGAATTAAATATTGGATTAACTCATTCCATAGGTGGACTTGCAACAAATAACTTTGTTACCATTTTGGAACATTTATCATGA
- a CDS encoding DCC1-like thiol-disulfide oxidoreductase family protein — protein MKHLFLYDGNCEFCTGLASSLEIRCEDKQVEFRSFRNLDDLELAKIHPNLNKDLCEGNVQFIKNSKRYPGFFAVRKLSQSLKIYKYFFWILYLPLVPFIGMGVMYLLKSIRNRE, from the coding sequence ATGAAACATCTTTTTCTCTATGATGGAAATTGTGAGTTTTGTACAGGACTTGCGTCAAGTCTAGAAATACGCTGTGAGGATAAGCAAGTTGAATTTCGATCTTTTCGTAATCTGGATGATTTGGAACTCGCAAAGATTCATCCAAATCTAAATAAAGATTTATGCGAGGGCAATGTACAGTTTATCAAAAATTCAAAACGATATCCCGGTTTTTTTGCAGTTCGAAAACTTTCTCAGTCTTTGAAGATATATAAATATTTTTTTTGGATTCTTTATCTTCCACTTGTCCCATTCATTGGTATGGGTGTTATGTATTTATTGAAATCAATTCGAAATCGTGAGTAA
- a CDS encoding HAD family hydrolase, translated as MRFEILALDIDGTVFSSEDIILETYLDSVSEYSQKSGENIQLPSHERIMAEIGKPVKTIFRNLLPDLHEQGRDQISDRVLSLLVEKILSGRGKFYDGIAETISELHNQGFRIAACSNGRYAYVEAILRKLDVLQYFLPIVVLDNEQRKVKGDILLHYLDVYNLESKQILMVGDRHSDWEAAQVALTPFAFCEYGHAEPNEIPSYDFALKTPSDLKKIVLSQK; from the coding sequence ATGAGATTTGAAATTCTTGCACTAGATATTGATGGCACTGTTTTCTCATCGGAAGACATTATTCTCGAAACTTACTTAGATTCTGTTTCGGAATACTCGCAAAAGTCTGGAGAAAATATCCAATTGCCATCTCATGAACGGATAATGGCTGAGATTGGAAAACCCGTTAAAACGATTTTTAGAAACCTGCTTCCAGATCTACATGAGCAAGGAAGAGACCAAATTTCTGATCGTGTTTTGTCATTGCTTGTTGAAAAAATACTTTCTGGACGTGGTAAATTTTATGATGGAATCGCTGAGACGATTTCTGAGCTACACAATCAAGGATTTCGAATAGCTGCATGTTCGAATGGACGCTATGCCTATGTTGAAGCCATTTTGAGAAAATTGGATGTTTTGCAATACTTCTTGCCAATCGTCGTGCTCGACAATGAACAACGTAAAGTGAAAGGCGATATACTGTTGCATTATTTGGATGTCTATAATTTGGAATCAAAACAAATACTAATGGTCGGAGACAGGCATTCAGATTGGGAAGCAGCTCAGGTTGCCTTAACCCCATTTGCTTTCTGTGAATACGGGCATGCGGAACCCAACGAGATTCCAAGTTACGATTTTGCTTTAAAAACTCCTAGTGATTTAAAAAAAATCGTACTTTCTCAAAAATAG
- a CDS encoding GerMN domain-containing protein, whose product MTPKIQHLDPSQVVNQAQDNFSLGKDWTKGFSEFRNLGKSKNTLDEIPNQEIPKPIPIEETDYKPIWDDEDVAVKELNALVEEDEIPVIDDSSAVASSHVNIYFIKFFGSDNKAESRLVKVPRKLPKGADPIEFTLSELKKGPSAEEKEKGVLNALPTNFSYAKSYKLENGILKIDLGGSFEYGAGPEILKDRMDQIAFSLIGISSIRGIQFTLDQKKVTSLGGDGIPVPIVLSKRDRRVTTL is encoded by the coding sequence ATGACACCAAAAATCCAGCATCTGGACCCTTCTCAAGTTGTGAATCAGGCACAAGATAATTTTTCTTTGGGTAAGGATTGGACAAAAGGATTCTCGGAATTTAGGAATTTAGGAAAATCCAAGAATACATTGGATGAAATTCCTAATCAAGAAATTCCAAAACCAATCCCTATTGAAGAGACCGATTATAAGCCAATCTGGGATGATGAAGATGTAGCGGTAAAGGAATTGAATGCGCTTGTAGAAGAAGACGAAATTCCAGTAATAGACGACTCATCTGCGGTTGCAAGTTCTCATGTGAATATATATTTTATCAAATTCTTTGGATCCGATAATAAAGCTGAATCGAGATTGGTGAAAGTTCCACGCAAACTTCCCAAAGGAGCTGATCCAATTGAGTTTACTTTGTCGGAGTTAAAAAAAGGTCCATCAGCTGAAGAAAAAGAAAAAGGCGTTCTGAATGCTTTGCCCACAAATTTTAGTTATGCGAAATCGTATAAATTGGAAAATGGAATTTTAAAAATTGATCTTGGTGGAAGTTTTGAATATGGTGCAGGTCCTGAAATTTTAAAAGATCGAATGGATCAGATCGCTTTTTCTTTGATTGGAATATCCTCAATTCGCGGAATACAGTTTACGCTTGATCAGAAAAAAGTAACAAGTTTGGGTGGAGATGGAATTCCAGTTCCAATTGTTTTGAGTAAAAGAGACAGACGAGTTACTACATTGTGA
- a CDS encoding D-alanine--D-alanine ligase family protein: MNPNKSNDSQIQCLLACDIYPKDNKESKNIGTQEWESIESIEYLSSTIEKLGYQSYIIDSPKNLIHRLNHINLNQRNKTIIWNLVEGYQSRNRESYIPSIAEYLGICHTGSDSYAQAICLDKSLTKQKAQAIGIPIAEELGILTLSSQGSEIDRIIESGKLWNGKGNDQNFKTWFAKPNGEGSGLGVGQESIIKQVSDLKFYIKKYSESFREILIEEYLEGNEYSVAMLETSFGKWEICSALIQYPDVVYGEEVKRKDCMPETFLLEFDKSKKKAIEQMSLEFVMAMGIEGYARLDFRDDHAGNVKFLEANITPGLSKFYSLLPKMFESSLLNYESIIQNIITTALENFSRKPRYNYGKHHHNN, encoded by the coding sequence ATGAATCCAAACAAATCAAACGATTCCCAAATTCAATGCCTGCTAGCCTGTGATATCTATCCTAAGGATAACAAGGAATCTAAGAATATTGGAACTCAGGAGTGGGAAAGTATTGAGAGCATTGAATATCTTTCTTCTACGATAGAAAAACTGGGATATCAATCTTATATCATTGATTCACCAAAAAATCTGATTCATAGACTGAATCATATAAATTTGAATCAAAGAAATAAAACAATTATATGGAACCTAGTTGAAGGTTACCAAAGTAGAAACCGCGAGAGCTACATTCCATCTATAGCAGAATACCTAGGTATCTGTCATACGGGAAGTGATTCCTATGCGCAGGCAATTTGCCTAGATAAATCATTGACAAAACAAAAAGCTCAAGCGATTGGAATTCCAATCGCTGAAGAATTAGGAATTCTTACACTTTCTTCCCAAGGATCGGAAATAGATAGGATCATTGAATCAGGAAAACTTTGGAACGGAAAGGGCAACGATCAAAATTTTAAAACATGGTTTGCTAAACCCAACGGCGAAGGTTCAGGTTTGGGTGTTGGCCAAGAGAGCATTATCAAGCAAGTTTCAGATTTGAAATTCTACATCAAAAAGTATTCTGAATCATTCCGAGAAATTTTGATCGAAGAATATCTCGAAGGCAATGAGTATAGCGTTGCTATGCTTGAGACAAGCTTTGGTAAATGGGAAATTTGTTCTGCTTTGATCCAATATCCCGATGTAGTTTATGGTGAAGAAGTGAAAAGAAAGGATTGCATGCCAGAAACTTTTCTGTTGGAGTTTGATAAATCAAAGAAAAAAGCCATCGAGCAAATGAGTCTAGAATTTGTTATGGCAATGGGCATAGAAGGATACGCAAGGCTTGATTTTCGTGATGACCATGCGGGCAATGTAAAATTTCTTGAAGCAAACATCACTCCAGGACTTTCTAAATTTTATAGCCTTTTGCCTAAAATGTTTGAATCATCTCTTTTAAATTATGAATCAATCATACAAAATATAATCACCACTGCGCTAGAGAACTTTTCAAGAAAGCCAAGGTACAATTATGGAAAACACCATCACAATAACTAA
- a CDS encoding GGDEF domain-containing protein — translation MSKNQYLIKRYWNRFRYLFFQYFRTGFIRSNSVDIRDSILIVTSLLSISSLVNIFLIDRHILDDMIRHKVVAIRFCFIILPLVTYLILRKRLVIINRNFGNYLSGLLLILLFLHVPLIQFDPGNHFYYLIGSSVILLACSIILWMEPMRIGLVSLAYIFILIPLITNISTEFGISSQVVNQNVLNSLFLTFIGFVANTMINYWRFEDFRSNERLKRTLKNLKITNDKIRILSHQDSLTSLYNRRFLLESFPIRVEEAKRDAYNFGLIILDLDYLKKINDKYGHIQGDRVILQFSEIFLKNINKTDIAARIGGDEFCLITGKITRSELAVLSEKIRTEIENYPMKVYNNESTHKFTASIGAILVDPNKVKNFDVLYHSIDEALYKAKMEVRNKVVFLDKDFL, via the coding sequence TTGAGTAAAAATCAGTATTTAATCAAAAGGTATTGGAATCGATTTCGGTATCTATTTTTTCAATACTTTCGAACTGGTTTTATAAGATCAAATAGCGTAGACATTCGTGATTCAATATTAATCGTTACAAGTTTACTCAGTATTTCCAGTTTAGTAAATATATTTTTGATAGATCGTCATATCTTAGATGATATGATTAGGCATAAAGTAGTTGCCATTCGTTTTTGCTTTATAATTCTTCCTCTGGTCACTTATCTAATTCTTCGAAAAAGATTGGTCATTATCAACCGAAATTTCGGAAATTATCTCTCGGGTTTATTATTGATTCTATTGTTTTTGCATGTTCCATTGATCCAATTTGATCCAGGCAATCATTTTTACTATCTAATCGGATCGAGTGTGATTTTGCTTGCGTGCAGTATTATCCTCTGGATGGAACCGATGCGAATCGGACTCGTATCACTTGCATATATTTTTATTCTCATACCATTGATTACGAATATTAGTACCGAATTTGGAATCAGTTCCCAGGTCGTGAATCAAAATGTTCTAAATTCATTATTTCTCACTTTTATCGGATTTGTAGCCAATACGATGATCAATTATTGGAGATTTGAAGACTTTCGATCTAATGAAAGATTGAAGAGAACTTTAAAAAATCTCAAGATTACCAATGATAAAATCCGCATTCTTTCACACCAGGACTCGCTAACATCACTCTACAATAGAAGATTTTTATTGGAATCTTTTCCAATCCGCGTCGAAGAAGCAAAACGTGATGCTTACAATTTTGGTTTGATTATTTTGGATTTGGACTACCTAAAAAAAATCAATGATAAATATGGACATATTCAAGGCGACAGAGTCATCCTACAATTTTCTGAGATATTTCTGAAGAATATAAATAAAACGGATATAGCTGCACGAATTGGTGGTGATGAATTTTGTTTGATTACGGGCAAAATCACCAGATCAGAGTTAGCTGTTCTATCCGAGAAAATTCGAACCGAAATTGAAAATTATCCTATGAAAGTTTACAACAATGAATCTACGCATAAATTCACCGCAAGTATTGGAGCGATTCTTGTGGATCCCAATAAAGTTAAGAATTTTGATGTGTTATATCATAGCATAGATGAAGCTCTGTACAAAGCCAAAATGGAAGTTCGAAACAAAGTTGTTTTCTTGGATAAGGACTTTTTATAA
- a CDS encoding KamA family radical SAM protein, translating to MKKPYSMLDNKEEKSRIQTNRDKLASISENSNYQFQLKNRIGSSDLKNYFLLTESEEKGIKETIRLNVSSTPYYILLSDPFDPNCPIRRMIVPTETEIFISQEESADPLNEEDLSPVPGLTCMYPDRALLFANHECSVYCRHCMRGRKVSDNKERMDHEALSKCFDYLRSHPEITDVVVSGGDPLNLSDSKIDWILGELESIESVQICRLGTRNPVTNPMRITKELCEIIEKRNSDQLSIFCNTQFNHPKECTKDAEDAILRILKAGVSVGNQTVILKGINDSGEVMLELHKKLLKMRVRAYYMYDPEILPGSRGFRTPLHKGIEIIEYMRGKISGMGIPHFVNDLPGGGGKITLSPNWYLGYHKESKRHLFRSAAHGTYHLSPEPLDSEYENSYQEVDIRLWNEVSPTARHVNSKSKNK from the coding sequence CTGAAAAAACCTTATTCTATGCTGGATAATAAGGAAGAAAAATCAAGGATTCAAACGAATCGAGATAAACTCGCTTCCATTTCTGAAAATTCAAATTATCAATTCCAGCTAAAGAATCGAATAGGATCGAGCGATCTAAAAAATTATTTTCTGCTTACTGAATCGGAAGAAAAAGGAATCAAAGAAACTATTCGGCTCAATGTGAGTTCAACTCCTTATTATATCCTACTATCTGATCCATTTGATCCGAATTGTCCGATCAGAAGAATGATCGTTCCAACAGAAACAGAAATTTTTATATCTCAAGAAGAATCAGCTGATCCTCTGAATGAGGAAGATTTATCTCCAGTTCCTGGTCTCACTTGTATGTATCCTGATCGAGCATTGCTTTTTGCAAATCATGAATGCAGTGTGTATTGCAGACATTGTATGCGCGGAAGAAAAGTGTCAGATAATAAAGAGCGCATGGATCACGAAGCATTATCGAAATGCTTTGATTATTTGAGAAGCCATCCAGAAATTACCGATGTAGTTGTGTCAGGTGGAGATCCTTTAAATCTCTCTGATTCAAAAATAGATTGGATATTAGGTGAACTGGAATCTATTGAATCAGTTCAGATCTGTAGATTAGGAACAAGAAATCCTGTAACAAATCCAATGAGAATCACCAAAGAACTATGTGAAATTATTGAAAAACGAAATTCCGATCAATTGTCAATTTTTTGTAATACTCAATTCAACCATCCGAAAGAATGCACAAAGGATGCAGAAGACGCAATTCTAAGAATATTGAAAGCTGGCGTGAGCGTTGGTAATCAAACCGTAATTTTGAAAGGTATCAATGATTCCGGGGAAGTTATGCTGGAATTGCATAAAAAACTTTTAAAAATGAGAGTGAGAGCCTATTATATGTATGATCCAGAAATTCTGCCTGGTTCAAGGGGTTTTCGCACACCATTACATAAAGGAATTGAGATCATTGAATATATGCGTGGCAAAATCAGTGGAATGGGAATTCCTCATTTTGTAAATGATCTACCTGGCGGTGGAGGCAAAATCACACTCTCACCCAATTGGTATCTCGGTTACCATAAAGAATCCAAACGCCATCTTTTTCGTTCCGCAGCTCACGGAACATACCATTTATCTCCTGAACCTTTGGATTCTGAATATGAAAATTCATACCAAGAAGTTGATATCAGATTATGGAATGAAGTCTCGCCAACTGCAAGACATGTAAATAGTAAAAGCAAAAATAAATGA
- the bfr gene encoding bacterioferritin, which yields MKGKQEVLTVLADVLCAELTAINQYFIHAKLCKNWGYLKIADFLKHESIEEMKHADAIIDRILYLNGVPDLQKYMVIKVGKNFPEILEHDLSLEYAAVDRLNKGIDICVASHDNGTRELLEKILVSEEEHIDWIETQQSIISDIGIERFLAEKLGE from the coding sequence ATGAAAGGAAAACAAGAGGTATTAACTGTTCTCGCAGATGTTTTATGCGCAGAGCTTACAGCAATCAATCAATATTTTATTCATGCAAAGTTATGTAAAAATTGGGGTTATCTAAAAATTGCTGATTTTTTGAAGCATGAGTCTATCGAGGAAATGAAGCATGCAGATGCAATTATAGATAGAATTCTCTATTTAAATGGCGTTCCTGATCTTCAGAAATATATGGTTATCAAAGTTGGAAAAAACTTTCCTGAGATTTTGGAACATGATTTGTCATTGGAATATGCTGCAGTGGATCGATTGAATAAGGGAATAGACATTTGCGTAGCCTCTCATGACAATGGAACTCGTGAACTTCTCGAAAAAATCCTCGTATCCGAGGAAGAGCATATCGACTGGATCGAAACCCAACAATCCATCATCTCAGATATTGGAATCGAACGATTCCTCGCAGAAAAACTCGGCGAGTAA